In the genome of Oncorhynchus clarkii lewisi isolate Uvic-CL-2024 chromosome 4, UVic_Ocla_1.0, whole genome shotgun sequence, one region contains:
- the LOC139406617 gene encoding tetratricopeptide repeat protein 39A-like isoform X2 translates to MAALDLFLRNDFEEALSRLHCRIKDSMYHALTYATILEMQAMMTFDPEHILAAGNTMKEAQAVCQRFRKKSTFSNRNFTEEELHAEVCYAECLLQRAALTFLQDESMISFIKGGIKVRNSYQTYKELHTVLQSSTYVHGDNHGHFEGGVKLGVGAFNLMISMLPTRTLRLLEFVGFSGNKEFGLQQLTEGSAGQTFRSFLCNMLLLCYHTFMSFILGTGEGDVEDAEKLLQPYLKQYPKGSIFLFFAGRIEVIKGNLDAAIERFEECCEAQQQWKQFHHMCYWELMWCFTYKRHWKMAYFYADLLSKENAWSKATYAYMKGAYLSMLTREECQPFQENEVALFRQVHGLKQKIAGKSLPTEKFAIRKARRYLTENPITLPAPPLEMMYIWNGYTVIGKHKDLTEGMLKTLDEAQAKLDNSQRTEFSIDDQCLVSLLKGLCLKHLGHQEEAEAYFTLVLCNETQIKFDHYLVPNALLEHGLLCLEQGRKEEGIKLLETAKQNYKNYSMESRTHFRIQAALHKAKATGENGIHTMPSSP, encoded by the exons ATGGCAGCATTGGACCTGTTCCTGAGGAATGACTTTGAGGAGGCCCTGTCCAGGCTTCACTGCAG AATCAAAGACAGCATGTACCATGCGCTCACATACGCCACCATACTGGAGATGCAGGCCATGATGACCTTTGACCCAGAACACATCCTGGCAGCTGGTAACACCATGAAGGAGGCTCAGGCAGTATGTCAGCG GTTCCGCAAGAAGTCAACCTTTAGCAACAGAAACTTCACAGAAG AGGAACTCCACGCTGAAGTGTGCTATGCAGAATGTCTCCTGCAGAGGGCAGCACTCACCTTCCTTCAG GATGAAAGCATGATCAGTTTCATCAAGGGTGGAATCAAAGTGAGGAATAGCTACCAGACGTATAA AGAGCTTCATACGgtcctccagtcctctacctACGTCCATGGTGACAATCATGGGCATTTTGAAGGCGGGGTCAAGCTTGGAGTAGGAGCCTTCAACTTG ATGATCTCCATGCTGCCCACACGGACACTCAGGTTGCTGGAGTTTGTGGGTTTCTCTGGAAATAAG gagTTTGGCTTGCAGCAGCTGACGGAGGGCTCTGCAGGGCAGACTTTCAGGTCCTTCCTGTGTAACATGCTGCTTCTCTGCTACCACACCTTCATGAGCTTCATCTTGG GCACAGGGGAGGGGGATGTGGAGGACGCTGAGAAACTGCTTCAGCCCTATCTCAAACAGTATCCTAAG GGATCTATCTTCTTGTTCTTCGCTGGTCGAATAGAGGTTATCAAAGGAAACCTGGATGCT GCTATAGAGCGCTTTGAGGAGTGCTGTGAAGCTCAGCAACAATGGAAGCAGTTCCATCACATGTGCTACTGGGAGCTGATGTGGTGTTTCACATACAAGAGACATTGGAAGATGGCCTACTTCTACGCTGATCTGCTCAGCAAAGAGAATGCATGGTCCAAG GCAACATATGCCTATATGAAAGGTGCCTACCTCAGCATGCTGACCAGGGAGGAATGCCAACCATTCCAGGAGAACGAGGTAGCGCTGTTCAG GCAGGTACATGGGCTTAAGCAGAAAATAGCTGGAAAGTCTTTGCCAACTGAGAAGTTTGCCATCCGAAAAGCCCGTCGTTACCTGACTGAGAACCCGATAACGCTCCCTGCACCTCCTCTG GAGATGATGTACATCTGGAACGGCTACACAGTCATCGGTAAACACAAAGACCTCACGGAGGGCATGCTGAAAACACTGGACGAGGCACAGGCAAAACTCGACAATAGCCAAA GGACAGAGTTCTCCATAGACGACCAGTGTTTGGTGAGCCTGCTTAAGGGTCTGTGTCTGAAGCACCTGGGACACCAGGAGGAGGCTGAGGCCTACTTCACCTTGGTCCTTTGCAA TGAAACACAGATCAAGTTTGATCACTACTTGGTTCCCAATGCACTGCTTGAGCATGGGCTGCTGTGCCTGGAacaagggaggaaggaggagggcatCAAACTACTGGAGACGGCCAA GCAAAATTACAAAAACTACTCCATGGAATCGCGGACACATTTCCGAATCCAAGCTGCTTTGCACAAGGCCAAGGCCACAGGAGAAAATGGGATTCACACCATGCCCTCCAGCCCGTAG
- the LOC139406617 gene encoding tetratricopeptide repeat protein 39A-like isoform X1, with the protein MKMSGEAETLSNGSQKSDLSVALEDCMAALDLFLRNDFEEALSRLHCRIKDSMYHALTYATILEMQAMMTFDPEHILAAGNTMKEAQAVCQRFRKKSTFSNRNFTEEELHAEVCYAECLLQRAALTFLQDESMISFIKGGIKVRNSYQTYKELHTVLQSSTYVHGDNHGHFEGGVKLGVGAFNLMISMLPTRTLRLLEFVGFSGNKEFGLQQLTEGSAGQTFRSFLCNMLLLCYHTFMSFILGTGEGDVEDAEKLLQPYLKQYPKGSIFLFFAGRIEVIKGNLDAAIERFEECCEAQQQWKQFHHMCYWELMWCFTYKRHWKMAYFYADLLSKENAWSKATYAYMKGAYLSMLTREECQPFQENEVALFRQVHGLKQKIAGKSLPTEKFAIRKARRYLTENPITLPAPPLEMMYIWNGYTVIGKHKDLTEGMLKTLDEAQAKLDNSQRTEFSIDDQCLVSLLKGLCLKHLGHQEEAEAYFTLVLCNETQIKFDHYLVPNALLEHGLLCLEQGRKEEGIKLLETAKQNYKNYSMESRTHFRIQAALHKAKATGENGIHTMPSSP; encoded by the exons GTCCCAGAAGTCAGACCTGTCTGTGGCCCTGGAGGACTGCATGGCAGCATTGGACCTGTTCCTGAGGAATGACTTTGAGGAGGCCCTGTCCAGGCTTCACTGCAG AATCAAAGACAGCATGTACCATGCGCTCACATACGCCACCATACTGGAGATGCAGGCCATGATGACCTTTGACCCAGAACACATCCTGGCAGCTGGTAACACCATGAAGGAGGCTCAGGCAGTATGTCAGCG GTTCCGCAAGAAGTCAACCTTTAGCAACAGAAACTTCACAGAAG AGGAACTCCACGCTGAAGTGTGCTATGCAGAATGTCTCCTGCAGAGGGCAGCACTCACCTTCCTTCAG GATGAAAGCATGATCAGTTTCATCAAGGGTGGAATCAAAGTGAGGAATAGCTACCAGACGTATAA AGAGCTTCATACGgtcctccagtcctctacctACGTCCATGGTGACAATCATGGGCATTTTGAAGGCGGGGTCAAGCTTGGAGTAGGAGCCTTCAACTTG ATGATCTCCATGCTGCCCACACGGACACTCAGGTTGCTGGAGTTTGTGGGTTTCTCTGGAAATAAG gagTTTGGCTTGCAGCAGCTGACGGAGGGCTCTGCAGGGCAGACTTTCAGGTCCTTCCTGTGTAACATGCTGCTTCTCTGCTACCACACCTTCATGAGCTTCATCTTGG GCACAGGGGAGGGGGATGTGGAGGACGCTGAGAAACTGCTTCAGCCCTATCTCAAACAGTATCCTAAG GGATCTATCTTCTTGTTCTTCGCTGGTCGAATAGAGGTTATCAAAGGAAACCTGGATGCT GCTATAGAGCGCTTTGAGGAGTGCTGTGAAGCTCAGCAACAATGGAAGCAGTTCCATCACATGTGCTACTGGGAGCTGATGTGGTGTTTCACATACAAGAGACATTGGAAGATGGCCTACTTCTACGCTGATCTGCTCAGCAAAGAGAATGCATGGTCCAAG GCAACATATGCCTATATGAAAGGTGCCTACCTCAGCATGCTGACCAGGGAGGAATGCCAACCATTCCAGGAGAACGAGGTAGCGCTGTTCAG GCAGGTACATGGGCTTAAGCAGAAAATAGCTGGAAAGTCTTTGCCAACTGAGAAGTTTGCCATCCGAAAAGCCCGTCGTTACCTGACTGAGAACCCGATAACGCTCCCTGCACCTCCTCTG GAGATGATGTACATCTGGAACGGCTACACAGTCATCGGTAAACACAAAGACCTCACGGAGGGCATGCTGAAAACACTGGACGAGGCACAGGCAAAACTCGACAATAGCCAAA GGACAGAGTTCTCCATAGACGACCAGTGTTTGGTGAGCCTGCTTAAGGGTCTGTGTCTGAAGCACCTGGGACACCAGGAGGAGGCTGAGGCCTACTTCACCTTGGTCCTTTGCAA TGAAACACAGATCAAGTTTGATCACTACTTGGTTCCCAATGCACTGCTTGAGCATGGGCTGCTGTGCCTGGAacaagggaggaaggaggagggcatCAAACTACTGGAGACGGCCAA GCAAAATTACAAAAACTACTCCATGGAATCGCGGACACATTTCCGAATCCAAGCTGCTTTGCACAAGGCCAAGGCCACAGGAGAAAATGGGATTCACACCATGCCCTCCAGCCCGTAG